A section of the Neorhizobium galegae bv. orientalis str. HAMBI 540 genome encodes:
- a CDS encoding LysR family transcriptional regulator has translation MQNLEPILIFITVAEMGSFTHAADSLGIQKGRASTAVRKLEEDVGVRLLHRTTRSVQLTEDGRAFHARARDLLAEVDDLHSMFAGDRVALRGRLRVDLPTEVARTTIVPALPDFMAAHPELELEVSSTDRQVDLVQEGFDCVLRLGPIRDETLVARPLGLLRMVNAASPAYLARYGVPQSLEDLQRQKHRTIHFSTMLGARPHGWEYPDGDSYATLQLPGALHVNSAQTYDAAALAGLGLIQAPLLGIGQYFRSGALVEIMPDFRRRALPVSLVVAHRSNLSRRVRAFMKWIEDVLTPYLE, from the coding sequence ATGCAGAACCTCGAGCCCATCCTCATATTCATAACGGTCGCGGAAATGGGGAGCTTCACCCACGCAGCCGATAGCCTGGGCATTCAAAAGGGAAGGGCCTCGACGGCGGTCCGAAAACTGGAAGAAGATGTCGGTGTCCGGCTCCTGCACCGCACGACGCGCAGCGTGCAGTTGACGGAGGACGGACGCGCATTTCATGCCCGTGCCCGCGATCTGCTTGCTGAAGTCGATGACCTACATTCGATGTTTGCAGGCGACCGCGTGGCACTCCGCGGCCGTTTACGGGTCGATCTTCCGACCGAGGTGGCGCGCACAACGATCGTGCCGGCGCTGCCGGACTTCATGGCGGCTCACCCCGAGTTGGAGCTGGAGGTATCGAGTACGGATCGGCAAGTTGATCTGGTTCAGGAAGGGTTCGACTGTGTATTACGCCTCGGTCCCATCAGGGACGAAACGCTGGTTGCCCGCCCGCTTGGCCTGTTGCGCATGGTCAACGCTGCCAGTCCTGCTTATCTGGCGCGCTATGGCGTCCCTCAATCGCTAGAAGATCTCCAGCGTCAGAAACATCGGACAATTCATTTTTCGACGATGCTGGGTGCAAGACCCCATGGATGGGAATATCCTGACGGCGACAGCTACGCGACGCTTCAGTTGCCAGGTGCGCTGCACGTCAACAGCGCGCAAACCTACGACGCTGCTGCCCTCGCCGGCCTTGGCCTGATTCAGGCGCCACTCTTGGGGATTGGCCAATACTTCAGGAGTGGAGCGCTTGTGGAAATCATGCCCGATTTTCGTCGCCGGGCGCTTCCCGTGTCCCTCGTCGTAGCACACCGGAGCAATCTGTCGCGCCGAGTGCGCGCATTCATGAAATGGATCGAAGATGTGCTGACGCCGTATTTGGAATAG
- a CDS encoding DoxX family protein — MSETMNQHQVPEIMNPHRALWAGRILSAIVVIALAADGTIQLLAPAQIASMLQEAGFTMDLTHVVGPIILACAILYAIPATAVLGAILVTGFLGGAICAHVRIGALGSPPEIISLLLGAMAWGGLYLRDPRIRAILPLIH; from the coding sequence GTGTCCGAAACTATGAATCAGCATCAGGTGCCTGAAATTATGAACCCGCATCGCGCCCTGTGGGCCGGCCGGATACTAAGCGCGATTGTCGTTATCGCTCTGGCGGCAGACGGCACTATTCAGCTTCTCGCGCCCGCACAGATCGCGAGCATGTTGCAGGAAGCCGGGTTCACGATGGACCTGACCCATGTCGTGGGTCCGATCATCCTCGCCTGCGCCATCCTTTACGCCATCCCGGCCACCGCCGTCCTCGGCGCGATCCTGGTGACGGGCTTTTTGGGAGGCGCCATCTGCGCCCATGTCCGCATCGGTGCGTTGGGGTCGCCGCCGGAAATCATTTCGCTGCTTCTGGGCGCGATGGCTTGGGGCGGCCTCTATCTGCGCGATCCCCGAATCCGGGCCATTCTACCGCTCATCCATTGA
- a CDS encoding imelysin family protein: MIRKTVLGAALALFAASAAFVVTEAQAATTSAAVLKHYAELAHAKYEDSLTTAQALDKAVNALIAKPSDETLKAAKDAWIAARAPYQQTEVYRFGNPIVDDWEGKVNAWPLDEGLIDYVDASYGTESDENALYTANVIANPKIKVNGKTLNLSKFDAKTLRSLNEAGEIEANVATGYHVIEFLLWGQDLNGTGPGAGKRPYTDYDKANCTNGHCDRRAEYLKAASALLVSDLKDMVTAWGPKGKATKNVEANSKKGLTAILTGMGSLSYGELAGERMKLGLLLHDPEEEHDCFSDNTYNSHLNDAVGIKSAYTGEYTRVDGTKMTGPSLSELVAVTDKSLDTEMLGKLDATLTAMNAMADRAKKVEAYDQMIGEGNKEGNAVVQKAIDGLIDQSKSVERVIASLKLGKVELEGSDSLDNPDAVFK, encoded by the coding sequence ATGATCCGCAAGACCGTTCTTGGCGCCGCCCTGGCGCTTTTCGCCGCCTCCGCGGCGTTCGTCGTGACAGAGGCGCAGGCCGCCACCACATCCGCAGCTGTCCTCAAGCATTATGCCGAACTGGCGCATGCGAAATACGAAGATTCTCTGACGACAGCGCAAGCGCTCGACAAGGCCGTCAACGCGCTGATCGCCAAGCCGAGCGACGAAACGCTGAAGGCTGCCAAGGACGCCTGGATCGCCGCCCGCGCTCCCTACCAGCAGACGGAAGTCTACCGTTTCGGCAACCCGATCGTCGATGATTGGGAAGGCAAGGTGAATGCCTGGCCGCTCGATGAAGGCCTGATCGACTATGTCGACGCCTCCTACGGCACCGAGAGCGACGAGAACGCGCTCTACACCGCCAATGTCATTGCCAACCCGAAGATCAAGGTCAACGGCAAGACGCTCAACCTTTCGAAGTTCGACGCCAAGACGCTGCGCAGCCTGAACGAGGCCGGCGAGATCGAGGCCAACGTCGCGACCGGCTACCACGTCATCGAGTTCCTGCTCTGGGGCCAGGATCTGAACGGCACCGGACCGGGCGCCGGCAAGCGTCCCTATACGGACTACGACAAGGCCAATTGCACCAACGGCCATTGCGATCGCCGCGCCGAATACCTGAAGGCTGCGTCTGCGCTACTCGTCTCCGACCTTAAGGACATGGTCACTGCCTGGGGGCCGAAGGGCAAGGCGACCAAGAACGTCGAGGCCAATTCCAAGAAGGGTCTGACCGCCATCCTCACGGGCATGGGTTCGCTCTCCTACGGCGAGCTTGCCGGCGAACGCATGAAGCTCGGCCTGCTGCTGCACGATCCGGAAGAGGAGCACGATTGCTTCTCCGACAACACCTACAACTCGCATCTCAACGACGCGGTCGGCATCAAGTCGGCCTATACGGGCGAATATACCCGCGTCGACGGCACCAAGATGACCGGGCCTTCGCTCTCCGAACTGGTTGCGGTGACCGACAAGTCGCTCGACACCGAAATGCTCGGCAAGCTCGACGCGACGCTTACCGCCATGAACGCCATGGCCGACCGGGCGAAGAAGGTCGAGGCCTATGACCAGATGATCGGCGAAGGCAATAAAGAGGGCAATGCGGTCGTCCAGAAGGCGATCGACGGCCTGATCGACCAGAGCAAGAGCGTCGAGCGCGTCATTGCGTCGCTGAAGCTTGGCAAAGTAGAGCTTGAAGGTTCCGACAGCCTCGATAATCCTGATGCCGTCTTCAAATAA
- a CDS encoding imelysin family protein, producing MRKIFFAGLVSLLPATAFAQEGEPASSVDLPMADVTKVMTAAVDGFIRPGYDAFYESAGKMTTAMKALCEAPSKTSYDTAKGAFRDAAVSWAHIEVVRVGPVIEQNRFERILFYPDRKSTGLKQVQSVLSKADETATDPVTLGTKSVAMQGFGALEYVLAGTGSDELLKAKNSYRCRYGAAIAGNITNVAKELSDIWDAPEGIQKAWEQPGPDNLNFRTGGEAITALLGILVHGAEAVRDQRIETFYKGADKAKFPKQALFWRSENTWPTVKGNLEGLSALLEKSGMVALLKEKDRPIVAATQAQLKSMIKLSTKITPDLEKAVENAAERKKLDTLLADGKDVISKLNDGYGGAIGLSSGFSFADGD from the coding sequence ATGCGCAAGATATTCTTTGCCGGACTCGTCTCGCTGCTTCCCGCCACCGCCTTTGCGCAGGAAGGTGAACCCGCGTCCTCGGTGGATCTGCCGATGGCTGACGTCACCAAGGTGATGACGGCTGCGGTGGACGGGTTCATCCGGCCGGGCTACGACGCATTCTACGAGTCCGCGGGCAAGATGACGACGGCGATGAAGGCGCTCTGCGAGGCGCCCTCCAAGACGAGCTACGATACCGCGAAAGGCGCCTTCCGTGACGCGGCGGTCAGCTGGGCGCATATCGAGGTGGTTCGTGTCGGACCCGTCATCGAACAGAACCGCTTCGAGCGCATCCTTTTTTATCCCGACCGCAAGAGCACCGGCTTGAAGCAGGTCCAATCCGTGCTGTCCAAGGCTGATGAAACCGCGACCGATCCCGTCACCCTCGGCACCAAGAGCGTTGCGATGCAGGGTTTCGGCGCGCTCGAATATGTGCTCGCTGGCACCGGTTCCGACGAGCTTCTGAAGGCTAAGAACAGTTACCGCTGCCGCTATGGCGCGGCCATCGCCGGCAATATCACCAATGTCGCCAAGGAACTTTCCGATATCTGGGACGCGCCCGAGGGCATCCAGAAGGCCTGGGAGCAGCCGGGCCCGGACAATCTCAATTTCCGCACCGGCGGCGAGGCGATCACAGCGCTGCTCGGTATCCTCGTGCATGGCGCCGAAGCCGTGCGCGACCAGCGGATCGAGACCTTCTACAAGGGCGCTGACAAGGCGAAATTCCCGAAACAGGCGCTGTTCTGGCGCTCGGAAAACACTTGGCCGACCGTCAAGGGCAACCTGGAAGGCCTTTCGGCCCTGCTCGAAAAATCCGGCATGGTCGCGCTTCTCAAGGAAAAGGACCGCCCGATCGTTGCCGCCACCCAGGCGCAGCTGAAGTCGATGATCAAGCTTTCTACCAAGATCACGCCAGATCTCGAAAAGGCGGTCGAAAATGCCGCCGAGCGCAAGAAGCTCGATACGCTACTGGCGGACGGAAAGGACGTGATCTCCAAGCTGAACGACGGTTATGGCGGCGCGATCGGCCTCAGTTCCGGCTTCTCGTTTGCGGATGGCGACTAA
- a CDS encoding PaaI family thioesterase, translated as MNGKDTGDFRERVRQSFARQGAMGMLGAELTRVEQAIVEIELPFDIKLTQQHGFLHAGVISAVLDAACGYAAYTVIEPDASILTIEFKVNLMSPGRGERFLFRGEITKPGSTIIVADGRAYAIGDGPAKLIASMTGTMMVIRGREDVTG; from the coding sequence ATGAACGGGAAAGATACGGGCGACTTCCGCGAGAGGGTGCGCCAGAGCTTCGCCCGGCAGGGCGCGATGGGGATGCTCGGCGCAGAGCTGACACGTGTCGAACAGGCGATAGTCGAGATCGAGCTCCCTTTCGACATCAAGCTTACCCAGCAGCACGGTTTCCTGCATGCCGGCGTGATTTCTGCAGTGCTTGATGCCGCCTGCGGTTATGCCGCCTATACGGTGATCGAACCGGACGCCTCGATCCTCACCATCGAGTTCAAGGTGAACCTGATGTCGCCCGGCCGCGGCGAACGTTTTCTGTTCCGTGGCGAAATCACCAAGCCGGGCTCGACGATAATAGTCGCCGATGGCCGCGCCTATGCGATCGGCGACGGCCCCGCCAAACTCATCGCTTCCATGACCGGCACCATGATGGTGATCCGCGGCCGAGAGGACGTAACCGGATGA
- a CDS encoding TspO/MBR family protein: protein MSKTTVMILFIVACVALGALSGASNQPGEWYQSLNKPFFNPPSWIFAPVWTVLYVLIGVVLSETWYDENNGRRLVLFAIQAALNLLWSPAFFGLQSPVLGLVVIVPLLISILLFIGASWRENRKSAWLFVPYALWVAFATLLNLSIVLMN from the coding sequence ATGAGCAAAACGACCGTTATGATCCTCTTCATCGTCGCCTGCGTCGCACTCGGCGCCTTGAGCGGTGCAAGTAACCAGCCTGGCGAGTGGTACCAGTCGCTCAACAAACCCTTCTTCAATCCGCCAAGCTGGATTTTTGCTCCCGTCTGGACGGTCCTCTATGTCCTTATCGGGGTCGTGCTCTCCGAAACCTGGTATGACGAGAACAACGGCCGCCGCCTCGTTCTCTTTGCCATACAAGCCGCGCTCAACCTCCTGTGGTCGCCGGCTTTCTTCGGCCTGCAAAGCCCAGTTCTCGGCCTCGTCGTCATCGTGCCGCTGCTGATCTCCATCCTGCTATTCATCGGCGCAAGCTGGCGGGAAAACCGCAAATCTGCGTGGCTTTTCGTGCCCTATGCCCTGTGGGTCGCCTTCGCGACGCTCCTCAACCTGTCTATCGTTCTCATGAATTAA
- a CDS encoding DUF1513 domain-containing protein, which yields MWRGEAIDRRGFLKAAGITFTAALAPRSLMALERTDAVYASGFKAPDGSFGVATVSERGEIIDRVALPARAHGMAYSAATGRAVAFARRPGTFAMVFDPSGQTEPVMITSPEGRHFYGHGHFSPDGRFLYASENDFDGNRGIIGVYDARDKFRRIAEFDAHGIGTHDMTVSDDGKLLVIANGGIETHPDFGRTKLNVDRMEPSLVLLDAKTGALIQRHRLPASLKQLSTRHLDIAENGRIWFACQWEGARNALPPLAGWFSKGEDLSFISLPEETTARLGNYVGAIAVNRRDGVVGLTSPVGGAAVTLDAKTGAVVKEETIREAAGVAPAVHGIAVSSYAGQFNETRSKIAWDQHIVRLG from the coding sequence ATGTGGCGAGGGGAGGCCATCGACCGGCGCGGCTTTCTGAAAGCGGCGGGTATCACCTTCACCGCCGCCCTTGCGCCGCGCTCGCTGATGGCGCTCGAACGCACTGATGCGGTCTATGCCTCCGGCTTCAAGGCGCCGGATGGCTCTTTCGGCGTCGCCACCGTTTCCGAACGCGGCGAGATCATCGACCGCGTTGCCCTTCCCGCCCGCGCCCATGGCATGGCCTATAGCGCCGCCACCGGCCGCGCTGTCGCTTTTGCCCGCCGCCCCGGCACGTTTGCCATGGTATTCGACCCTTCGGGGCAGACTGAGCCGGTGATGATCACATCCCCGGAAGGCCGGCATTTCTACGGGCACGGCCATTTTTCGCCGGACGGCCGCTTCCTCTATGCCAGCGAAAACGATTTCGACGGCAATCGCGGCATAATCGGCGTCTACGACGCCCGGGACAAATTCCGCCGCATCGCCGAGTTCGACGCGCACGGCATCGGCACGCATGACATGACCGTCTCCGACGACGGCAAGCTGCTCGTCATCGCCAATGGCGGCATCGAAACCCATCCGGATTTCGGGCGTACCAAGCTCAATGTCGATCGCATGGAACCGTCGCTGGTTCTGCTCGATGCGAAGACCGGCGCCCTCATCCAGCGGCACCGCCTGCCCGCCTCGTTGAAACAGCTCTCCACCCGCCATCTCGATATCGCGGAGAACGGCCGCATCTGGTTCGCCTGTCAGTGGGAAGGTGCGCGCAACGCCCTGCCACCGCTCGCCGGCTGGTTTTCCAAGGGCGAGGACCTGTCGTTCATCTCGCTGCCGGAGGAAACGACCGCCCGGCTCGGCAATTATGTCGGTGCCATTGCCGTTAACCGCCGTGACGGCGTCGTCGGCCTCACCTCGCCGGTCGGCGGGGCCGCAGTCACCCTCGACGCGAAAACCGGGGCAGTGGTGAAGGAAGAGACCATCCGAGAGGCTGCCGGCGTCGCGCCCGCAGTACATGGCATCGCCGTTTCTTCCTATGCCGGGCAGTTCAACGAAACCCGCAGCAAGATCGCCTGGGACCAGCACATCGTCCGGCTGGGCTGA
- a CDS encoding NmrA family NAD(P)-binding protein has translation MFLVMGITGNVGGATARHLLAQGKKVRALVRDREKAVNWANQGVELVDGDWNDSAAIERALKGVEGAFVMLPPVWAPSPDYKEAKSVIANYLEALTKAAPPRVVALSSMGANKASGHGVITALSLLEQGFRDLISPIAFMRAGGFFENFLFGLQVAQGGTLPVFYNPTNRKSTMVATNDIGAEVATLLTGPAWSGQRIVEIGSMVTADEVAEQLGEVLNLDVKAFAIPRAGWAEGLEQFGIPKGHSGPAEEMYEAVNAGWMDLGVEGTEHVTGTTSARDVFAAAQKAMTA, from the coding sequence ATGTTTTTAGTAATGGGAATCACGGGAAACGTGGGCGGCGCGACGGCAAGGCATTTGCTAGCGCAAGGCAAGAAGGTGCGCGCGCTGGTCCGCGACCGCGAGAAGGCGGTTAACTGGGCGAACCAGGGCGTGGAACTGGTTGACGGCGATTGGAATGATTCGGCAGCCATCGAGCGAGCGCTCAAAGGCGTCGAAGGCGCGTTTGTCATGTTGCCCCCTGTCTGGGCACCGTCGCCCGATTATAAAGAAGCAAAGAGCGTGATTGCAAATTATCTCGAGGCGCTCACCAAGGCAGCGCCGCCGCGAGTGGTTGCGCTTTCGTCGATGGGCGCGAACAAGGCCAGCGGGCACGGGGTGATCACGGCCTTGTCGCTTCTGGAGCAAGGTTTTCGCGACCTGATATCGCCAATCGCATTTATGCGCGCAGGCGGATTCTTCGAAAATTTTCTTTTCGGCTTGCAGGTCGCGCAGGGCGGAACGCTACCGGTCTTCTACAATCCGACAAACCGGAAATCGACCATGGTCGCGACGAACGACATCGGCGCGGAGGTCGCAACCCTTTTGACCGGGCCAGCATGGTCAGGGCAGCGCATCGTCGAGATTGGTTCGATGGTGACTGCGGATGAAGTGGCGGAGCAATTGGGCGAAGTCCTGAATCTCGACGTGAAAGCCTTTGCAATCCCGCGTGCAGGGTGGGCGGAAGGGTTAGAGCAATTCGGCATCCCGAAGGGCCACAGCGGACCCGCCGAAGAAATGTACGAGGCCGTGAATGCGGGATGGATGGACCTCGGCGTCGAGGGTACGGAGCACGTAACGGGGACTACGTCCGCACGCGACGTCTTCGCAGCGGCCCAGAAGGCCATGACGGCGTGA
- a CDS encoding 5'-methylthioadenosine/S-adenosylhomocysteine nucleosidase (Enables the cleavage of the glycosidic bond in both 5'-methylthioadenosine and S-adenosylhomocysteine), whose protein sequence is MTSSLPLGEPSLTGGKSILFVMAVDAEYGPALQSRIKPLMTGVGPVEAAVVLSHALTRLEATDDLPDLVVSLGSAGSRNLEQTEIYQASSVAYRDMDASPLGFEKGRTPFLDHPAIMPLPLRIPGVREASLSTGGNIVSGAAYDLVDADMVDMETFAVLRCCQLFEIPLIGLRGISDGKEELKHVGDWTEYLHVIDRKLADAVDSLFEGLEDGAIAL, encoded by the coding sequence ATGACTTCTTCTCTTCCCCTCGGCGAGCCGAGCCTTACCGGCGGCAAGTCCATTCTCTTCGTGATGGCAGTCGACGCTGAATACGGCCCGGCGCTCCAGTCCCGCATCAAGCCATTGATGACGGGGGTCGGCCCGGTCGAGGCGGCCGTGGTGCTGTCCCATGCCCTGACCCGGCTCGAAGCGACCGACGATCTGCCCGATCTCGTCGTCTCGCTCGGCTCGGCCGGTTCCCGCAATCTCGAGCAGACGGAAATCTACCAGGCCTCGTCGGTCGCCTATCGCGACATGGACGCCTCGCCGCTCGGGTTTGAAAAGGGCCGCACGCCCTTCCTCGACCATCCGGCGATCATGCCGCTCCCCTTGCGCATCCCCGGCGTCAGGGAAGCTTCGCTATCGACCGGCGGCAACATCGTTTCCGGTGCCGCCTACGATCTCGTCGATGCCGACATGGTCGACATGGAGACATTCGCGGTGCTGCGCTGCTGCCAGCTTTTCGAGATTCCGCTGATCGGTCTGCGCGGCATTTCCGACGGCAAGGAAGAGCTGAAGCATGTCGGCGACTGGACCGAATACCTGCATGTGATCGACCGGAAGCTGGCGGATGCGGTCGACAGCCTGTTCGAGGGGCTGGAGGATGGCGCCATCGCGCTTTGA
- the guaA gene encoding glutamine-hydrolyzing GMP synthase codes for MTQIAHPDSILIIDFGSQVTQLIARRIREAGVYCEIHPFQHASAAFEKLQPKGVIFSGGPASVTTEGSPRAPQSVFDSGVPILGICYGQQTLCTQLGGVVEGGHAAEFGRADVEIKKASPLFDGFWEMGGRYPVWMSHGDRVTQLPHGFEVIATSENAPFAIAADESRHYYTTMFHPEVVHTPDGAKLLSNFAHKIVGLKSDWTMAAYRAEMIRKIREQVGKERVICGLSGGVDSSVAAVLIHEAVGDQLTCIYVDHGLMRQGETEQVVGMFRDNYNIPLVHVDASDLFLTQLAGVSDPEVKRKTIGRLFIEVFEAEAAKIASDGKGSPAFLAQGTLYPDVIESVSFSGGPSVTIKSHHNVGGLPERMNMKLVEPLRELFKDEVRALGRELGLPESFIGRHPFPGPGLAIRCPGGVTREKLDILRKADAIYLDEIRKAGLYDTIWQAFAVLLPVQTVGVMGDYRTYDFVCALRAVTSVDGMTADFYAYDMNFLGRTATRIINEVRGINRVVYDVTSKPPGTIEWE; via the coding sequence ATGACCCAGATAGCTCATCCCGACAGCATTCTCATCATCGATTTCGGTAGCCAGGTGACGCAGCTCATCGCGCGTCGCATCCGTGAAGCCGGCGTCTACTGCGAAATCCACCCCTTCCAGCACGCGAGTGCAGCATTCGAGAAACTCCAGCCCAAGGGCGTGATCTTCTCCGGCGGCCCGGCATCGGTGACCACCGAAGGCAGCCCGCGCGCTCCGCAGTCGGTATTCGACAGCGGCGTTCCGATCCTCGGCATCTGTTATGGGCAGCAGACGCTCTGCACCCAGCTCGGCGGTGTCGTCGAAGGCGGGCATGCGGCGGAATTCGGCCGCGCCGACGTCGAGATCAAGAAGGCGAGCCCGCTGTTTGACGGTTTCTGGGAAATGGGCGGGCGTTATCCGGTCTGGATGAGCCACGGCGACCGCGTCACCCAGCTGCCGCACGGTTTCGAAGTGATCGCGACGTCGGAGAACGCGCCTTTCGCGATCGCCGCCGACGAGAGCCGGCACTATTACACCACCATGTTCCACCCGGAAGTGGTGCATACGCCCGACGGCGCCAAGCTGCTCTCCAATTTCGCGCACAAGATCGTCGGGCTGAAGTCCGATTGGACCATGGCCGCCTACCGCGCCGAAATGATCCGCAAGATCCGTGAACAGGTCGGCAAGGAACGGGTGATCTGTGGCCTCTCCGGTGGCGTCGATTCCTCGGTTGCGGCTGTCCTGATCCACGAAGCGGTCGGCGACCAGCTGACTTGCATCTATGTCGACCACGGGCTGATGCGTCAGGGCGAGACCGAGCAGGTCGTTGGCATGTTCCGCGACAATTATAACATTCCGCTCGTGCACGTCGACGCGTCCGACCTGTTCCTCACCCAGCTTGCCGGCGTTTCCGATCCGGAAGTGAAGCGCAAGACGATCGGCCGGCTGTTCATCGAGGTGTTCGAGGCGGAAGCCGCCAAGATCGCTTCCGATGGCAAGGGCTCTCCGGCATTTCTGGCCCAAGGCACGCTCTATCCGGATGTGATCGAAAGCGTCTCCTTCTCGGGCGGGCCTTCGGTGACCATCAAGAGCCACCACAATGTCGGCGGCCTTCCCGAACGCATGAACATGAAGCTGGTCGAGCCGCTACGCGAGCTCTTCAAGGACGAAGTGCGCGCGCTCGGCCGCGAACTCGGCCTGCCGGAAAGCTTCATCGGCCGCCATCCCTTCCCGGGTCCTGGCCTTGCCATCCGCTGCCCGGGCGGCGTCACCCGCGAAAAGCTCGATATCCTGCGCAAGGCCGATGCGATCTATCTCGACGAAATCCGCAAGGCCGGCCTCTACGATACGATCTGGCAGGCATTTGCCGTGCTGCTGCCGGTGCAGACGGTCGGCGTCATGGGCGACTACCGCACCTACGACTTCGTCTGCGCATTGCGCGCCGTCACCTCGGTCGACGGCATGACCGCGGATTTTTATGCCTACGACATGAACTTCCTCGGCCGCACCGCAACCCGCATCATCAACGAAGTCCGCGGCATCAACCGCGTCGTCTACGACGTGACCAGCAAGCCGCCCGGCACGATCGAGTGGGAGTGA
- a CDS encoding di-heme oxidoreductase family protein, translated as MRTPKSFVFLLPALSGALLLTPLIAIGGDALFPTIRTDLNPKDQKRVESVTRPTTDFSKPEPFETMSGGAATSRADVNGDAFSHFSANITFEEEGTFKLGNALFTKLWVSAPSSTQASDGLGPLFNARACQSCHLKDGRGHPPEGGADATSMFFRLARPARTDEEREAVSDYWKLNFPDAIYGEQLQDLAVSGLAAEGRVQISYQEIPVKLGDGEIVHLRKPSYSVADLGYGAMEGDVTLSPRIAPPMIGMGLIQAIHDADILGLADPGDKDGDGISGKPAMVRDHKTGELKLGRFGFKAQNASVRDQSSSAFAGDLGISTPDNPFDHGDCTKAEAACLAMPTGVQQRLGPVEAPDPVLPLVTFYSENLAVPARRDIGDKTVLKGKELFYQAGCTACHTPKFVTNRDASNKAQAFQLIWPYSDFLLHDMGEGLADGQPVGVATGSEWRTQPLWGIGLTETVNAHTFFLHDGRARNLTEAVLWHGGEAQKARDAFAALGRQDRSALLKFLESL; from the coding sequence ATGAGAACGCCCAAGTCTTTCGTCTTCCTGTTGCCGGCACTGTCGGGCGCTCTTCTTCTCACGCCGCTGATCGCGATCGGTGGCGATGCTCTTTTCCCGACCATCCGCACGGATCTCAATCCGAAGGACCAGAAACGCGTCGAGAGCGTCACGCGCCCGACGACGGATTTCTCCAAGCCCGAGCCGTTCGAGACCATGTCCGGCGGGGCCGCGACCAGCCGCGCCGATGTCAATGGCGACGCCTTCTCGCATTTCTCCGCCAACATCACCTTCGAGGAAGAAGGGACGTTCAAGCTCGGCAATGCGCTGTTCACCAAGCTCTGGGTCTCGGCGCCCTCCTCGACGCAGGCGTCCGACGGGCTCGGCCCGCTCTTCAACGCGCGCGCCTGCCAGAGCTGCCACCTGAAGGACGGCCGCGGCCATCCCCCGGAAGGCGGAGCCGACGCAACCTCGATGTTCTTCCGACTCGCCCGTCCGGCCCGCACGGACGAGGAACGCGAGGCAGTCTCCGACTACTGGAAACTCAATTTCCCCGACGCGATCTATGGCGAGCAGCTACAGGACCTCGCCGTGTCTGGCCTCGCCGCTGAAGGGCGGGTGCAGATTTCCTACCAGGAAATCCCGGTGAAGCTCGGTGACGGCGAAATCGTCCACCTGCGCAAACCGAGCTATTCGGTCGCCGACCTCGGTTACGGCGCGATGGAAGGTGATGTGACGCTGTCGCCACGTATCGCGCCGCCGATGATCGGCATGGGCCTGATCCAGGCGATCCACGACGCCGACATTCTCGGCCTCGCCGACCCGGGCGACAAGGACGGCGACGGGATCTCCGGCAAGCCGGCCATGGTGCGCGACCACAAGACCGGCGAGCTGAAGCTCGGCCGCTTCGGCTTCAAGGCGCAGAATGCCTCGGTCCGTGACCAGAGCTCGTCCGCCTTTGCCGGCGACCTCGGTATCTCCACGCCCGACAATCCGTTCGACCACGGCGACTGCACCAAGGCAGAGGCTGCATGCCTCGCCATGCCGACTGGCGTGCAGCAGCGGCTCGGGCCGGTCGAGGCGCCTGATCCGGTCCTGCCGCTGGTTACCTTCTATTCCGAAAACCTTGCGGTGCCGGCCCGCCGCGATATCGGCGACAAGACGGTTCTGAAGGGGAAGGAGCTGTTCTACCAGGCCGGCTGCACCGCCTGCCACACGCCGAAGTTCGTGACCAACCGCGATGCCAGCAACAAGGCGCAGGCTTTCCAGCTGATCTGGCCCTATTCCGACTTCCTGCTGCACGACATGGGCGAAGGCCTAGCCGACGGCCAGCCGGTTGGCGTCGCCACCGGCAGCGAATGGCGCACCCAGCCGCTCTGGGGCATTGGCCTCACCGAAACCGTCAATGCCCACACGTTCTTCCTGCATGACGGCCGGGCGAGAAACCTCACCGAAGCCGTTCTCTGGCACGGCGGCGAGGCGCAGAAGGCCCGCGATGCCTTCGCCGCGCTCGGAAGACAAGACCGTTCTGCCCTCCTCAAATTCCTGGAGTCGCTCTGA